The Stomoxys calcitrans chromosome 3, idStoCalc2.1, whole genome shotgun sequence genome includes a region encoding these proteins:
- the LOC131996445 gene encoding uncharacterized protein LOC131996445, whose amino-acid sequence MNEFDIPQQHKDVDMHLILPQIEIEENTPQPFTPSSDAITMPLEGFLEAPRLSCHSRTHSDLSQPKYVRQYSDDGSSDVFTTTVTFSLVYKRRKLS is encoded by the exons atgaatgaatttgatataccACAACAACATAAGGATGTGGATATGCATTTGATATTGCCACAAAtcgaaattgaagaaaatacaCCGcag CCTTTTACACCCTCGTCAGATGCCATTACCATGCCTCTGGAGGGTTTCCTTGAAGCACCACGTTTATCATGTCACTCGAGAACCCATTCGGATCTATCACAGCCCAAGTATGTTCGTCAATATTCCGATGATGGTTCTAGTGATGTGTTTACTACAACGGTAACGTTTTCCTTAGTGTACAAAAGGAGGAAGTTAAGCTGA